The Actinoplanes sp. N902-109 genomic interval CTGAGACCGGCCGGTTCAACAGGGAGTCAGCGTCTTTCACCGGGGGATCAGCGTGGCGAACCATCGGCGGGCCTCCGTCCAGGTGGTGGCGATGCGCAGCCCGCTGCCGCGGGTCAGCGGGCGCAGGTCGTCGGCGGCGACCACGGCCCAGCCGAAGGCGGCGCTGATCGGGTGCCCGTGCAGGCTCAGCCGGGCCTGACCGGACCAGCTGCGGGTGCCGGGCGCCGCGAGTTCCAGGTGCACGCGCCCGGTGGCGCTCAGCAGCTCGCGGCAGCGGCGCAACAACCGGTGCGGGTCGCCGCCGATGCCGACGTTGCCGTCGGCCAGCAGCAGGTGCTCCCAGCGGCCCTCGCCGGGTACCGGTTGGAACACGTCGCGGCGCAGCGCGGTGGCACCCCGGGCCCGGGCCAGGCGCACCGCGGTGGCGCTGACGTCGATGCCGAGCGCCGGGCGGCCGAGCTGGTTCAGCGCGTACGTCAACCGGCCCGGACCACAGCCGACGTCCAGCGTGGCACCGGTGCACCGGGCGATCAGCCCGTCGTCGCCGGGCAACCACGGCTGGGCCCAGGCGGCGGCGTCGATGCGGTGCGGCGTGCCCTGCGCGTCATGGAC includes:
- a CDS encoding bifunctional 2-polyprenyl-6-hydroxyphenol methylase/3-demethylubiquinol 3-O-methyltransferase UbiG → MSTAVAPLAVFDTALRRAADGHPASLTVHDAQGTPHRIDAAAWAQPWLPGDDGLIARCTGATLDVGCGPGRLTYALNQLGRPALGIDVSATAVRLARARGATALRRDVFQPVPGEGRWEHLLLADGNVGIGGDPHRLLRRCRELLSATGRVHLELAAPGTRSWSGQARLSLHGHPISAAFGWAVVAADDLRPLTRGSGLRIATTWTEARRWFATLIPR